A genomic window from Bombus pyrosoma isolate SC7728 linkage group LG8, ASM1482585v1, whole genome shotgun sequence includes:
- the LOC122570026 gene encoding retinol dehydrogenase 14 isoform X3, which yields MDGKTVIITGCTSGIGKETAKDIAKRGARLIMACRNMESANKVKEELIKESGNENIVARKLNLSSLTSVREFAQQINREESRLDVLIHNAGTADLFHKKVTEDGLEMTMGTNHYGPFLLTHLLIDLLKRSKPSRIIVVASGLYYLARLNLNNVNPTTTLPGYLYYVSKYANIVFTLELARRLEGSGVTANCLHPGLISTGIWKSVPPPVSWGLNFLLNTFSKTTEQGAQTTIHLAVSSEVSGISGKYFSDCRETELPQGIKNPSQGKKFWELSETMVKLQPSDPKI from the exons AACTGCAAAAGATATCGCGAAAAGAGGAGCGAGATTGATCATGGCCTGTCGAAATATGGAGTCAGCGAACAAAGTAAAAG AGGAATTAATAAAGGAATCAGGCAACGAGAACATCGTTGCTCGAAAGTTAAACTTGTCGTCACTGACTTCGGTAAGAGAATTTGCGCAGCAAATAAACCGTGAAGAGTCTAGGTTGGATGTATTAATTCATAACGCAGGAACTGCAGACTTATTCCACAAAAAAGTGACGGAAGACGGTCTGGAAATGACTATGGGAACAAATCACTATGGTCCATTCTTACTTACACATCTTTTGATCG ACTTACTAAAACGATCGAAACCAAGTCGAATAATCGTCGTTGCATCGGGACTGTATTACTTAGcgagattaaatttaaacaatgtAAATCCAACGACGACCTTGCCTGGCTATTTGTACTATGTTTCCAAATATGCAAACATCGTTTTTACACTAGAATTAGCACGACGTCTTGAAGGTTCTGGCGTGACAGCCAATTGTCTTCATCCTGGTCTAATAAGCACTGGAATCTGGAAAAGTGTTCCGCCTCCAGTTTCTTGGGGATTAAATTTTTTGCTGAACACATTTTCCAAAACAACCGAACAGGGTGCGCAAACAACGATACATCTTGCAGTGTCCAGCGAAGTTAGTGGAATTTctggcaaatatttttcggaTTGTCGT gAAACCGAACTTCCTCAAGGGATAAAGAATCCATCTCAAGGTAAAAAGTTTTGGGAACTGAGCGAAACCATGGTGAAACTTCAACCATCAGATCCAAAGATATAA
- the LOC122570033 gene encoding uncharacterized protein LOC122570033, producing the protein MMMSRRKTSDGFCLPPTNCRSQDWRGNPIVLWSPAVEPAVPGVERFLSEQPSDAINQGSYYQVPLMMGVMEVEFSGIAALYENATLGSNSVYPELNDNWNTLAPIIFMYDRNTSRSNYVNRELR; encoded by the exons ATGATGATGTCAAGAAGGAAAACTAGCGATGGGTTCTGCCTGCCCCCTACCAACTGTCGCTCGCAG gATTGGCGTGGAAATCCTATTGTGCTCTGGTCACCAGCTGTGGAACCGGCAGTTCCTGGTGTCGAAAGGTTCCTGTCTGAACAGCCGTCCGACGCGATAAACCAAGGGAGTTACTATCAAGTTCCTTTAATGATGGGAGTTATGGAAGTCGAATTTAGCGGTATAGCTGCTT TGTATGAAAATGCCACATTAGGAAGTAATTCTGTGTACCCTGAGTTGAACGATAATTGGAATACTCTCGCTCCGATCATATTTATGTACGATCGTAATACATCGCGATCGAATTACGTCAATAGGGAATTACGATAA